The following are from one region of the Mangifera indica cultivar Alphonso chromosome 14, CATAS_Mindica_2.1, whole genome shotgun sequence genome:
- the LOC123195718 gene encoding uncharacterized protein LOC123195718, which produces MDDCFRVRVDKIFGSLSSSTSRNLNCLWCLTDNEIEKNGWNRAKEEPETESKSFFGNAGEKKKAERFNPKLEKDLLDLDDDRDDEAEARDSRASSSRSAKGDDYNDEEWEIKCNIGLDCSLDFEEEEDQFDKVAVGMEKTGDRLYMKDVNDYVTDADCCDELPDSVENFSRDPRANHITAKIRLKEDAEAAKKIGFLWVTEKDAPSVMDA; this is translated from the exons ATGGATGATTGTTTCAGAGTTCGAGTTGACAAAATATTCGGCTCTCTTTCTTCATCAACATCTCGCAATCTCAATTGCTTGTGGTGCCTCACAGACAACGAAATTGAAAAGAATGGCTGGAACCGGGCCAAGGAAGAACCCGAAACCGAATCGAAATCGTTCTTCGGTAACGctggagagaagaagaaagcgGAGCGGTTCAATCCAAAGCTTGAGAAGGACCTGTTAGACCTGGACGATGATAGAGACGACGAAGCAGAGGCACGTGACTCACGTGCTTCGTCGAGCCGGTCTGCGAAGGGAGATGATTATAACGATGAAGAATGGGAGATAAAATGCAACATTGGCTTGGATTGTTCGCTTGATTTCGAG GAAGAGGAAGATCAGTTTGACAAAGTGGCTGTTGGCATGGAAAAGACTGGAGATCGCTTATATATGAAGGATGTAAATGACTATGTGACAGATGCAGATTGTTGTGATGAACTTCCAGATTCAGTAGAGAATTTCTCTAGGGATCCTCGTGCCAATCATATTACTGCGAAAATTCGACTGAAAGAAGATGCAGAAGCTGCTAAGAAAATTGGCTTTTTATGGGTAACTGAGAAAGATGCACCTTCTGTTATGGATGCTTAG